In Garra rufa chromosome 15, GarRuf1.0, whole genome shotgun sequence, a single genomic region encodes these proteins:
- the nppal gene encoding natriuretic peptide A-like isoform X2, with protein sequence MIANISMFCVSSLLLLNLVGAKPVTSLQSLKQFLDEEVNTPFVESEESVMEQKDARAEKSALDEHAEQLWESDARNSALAGKDSAFERLLGDLLSTSKRSWSRFKKGGLRSCFGVRLERIGSFSGLGC encoded by the exons ATGATTGCCAACATCTCTATGTTCTGCGTATCTTCACTTCTACTTTTAAACTTGGTCGGAGCCAAACCAGTTACCAGTTTACAG AGTCTCAAGCAGTTTTTAGATGAAGAAGTGAACACGCCGTTTGTGGAGTCGGAGGAGTCGGTGATGGAGCAGAAAGATGCAAGAGCGGAGAAGAGCGCACTGGACGAGCACGCGGAACAACTGTGGGAATCGGACGCGCGCAACTCAGCGCTGGCAGGAAAAGATAGCGCGTTCGAGCGTCTCCTAGGCGACTTGCTGTCGACATCCAAGCGCTCCTGGAGTCGGTTCAAGAAAGGCGGGCTGAGGAGCTGCTTTGGGGTCAGACTCGAAAGAATCGGGTCTTTTAGCGGACTCGGGTGTTAA
- the nppal gene encoding natriuretic peptide A-like isoform X1, with amino-acid sequence MIANISMFCVSSLLLLNLVGAKPVTSLQQSLKQFLDEEVNTPFVESEESVMEQKDARAEKSALDEHAEQLWESDARNSALAGKDSAFERLLGDLLSTSKRSWSRFKKGGLRSCFGVRLERIGSFSGLGC; translated from the exons ATGATTGCCAACATCTCTATGTTCTGCGTATCTTCACTTCTACTTTTAAACTTGGTCGGAGCCAAACCAGTTACCAGTTTACAG cAGAGTCTCAAGCAGTTTTTAGATGAAGAAGTGAACACGCCGTTTGTGGAGTCGGAGGAGTCGGTGATGGAGCAGAAAGATGCAAGAGCGGAGAAGAGCGCACTGGACGAGCACGCGGAACAACTGTGGGAATCGGACGCGCGCAACTCAGCGCTGGCAGGAAAAGATAGCGCGTTCGAGCGTCTCCTAGGCGACTTGCTGTCGACATCCAAGCGCTCCTGGAGTCGGTTCAAGAAAGGCGGGCTGAGGAGCTGCTTTGGGGTCAGACTCGAAAGAATCGGGTCTTTTAGCGGACTCGGGTGTTAA